In a genomic window of Corynebacterium choanae:
- a CDS encoding helix-turn-helix transcriptional regulator, which produces MNFSRLWHGGDDAAMVAASSSATSRRLPVMCCGSVVGDLLSSLSPCGLADCRYCAGETANSGVSPVWSPGLLPAMIGQVRPAGVVVDAFVRGHGGVPLWEELASDELGLAVTVVVGIPDGLLSPAALQWVCSPHRMSQPAGARELRQLLATVEVPRMRRLGVEVIVIGVSPESDVAADRSASAAGAVDAPVVWRLPPVVSDHARLVWPPAAMLAASRCAVWSRADRQRGVFPAPVSVMMSGEQELVFRLAAAGLTDRKIARALSCSTREVTAVMAELMARTGSSHRLSLLARTQPVQ; this is translated from the coding sequence GTGAATTTTTCTCGACTGTGGCATGGCGGCGATGATGCAGCGATGGTTGCTGCGTCATCGTCGGCCACGTCACGGCGTTTGCCGGTGATGTGTTGCGGATCGGTGGTGGGGGATCTGCTGAGTTCGCTGTCGCCGTGCGGGTTGGCTGATTGCCGGTATTGTGCTGGTGAAACGGCAAATTCGGGGGTGTCGCCGGTGTGGAGTCCGGGGTTGCTGCCGGCGATGATTGGGCAGGTTCGTCCCGCGGGGGTGGTGGTGGATGCGTTTGTGCGCGGCCACGGTGGGGTGCCGTTGTGGGAGGAGCTAGCTAGTGACGAGTTGGGGTTGGCGGTCACTGTGGTGGTGGGGATTCCGGATGGGTTGTTGTCGCCGGCCGCGTTGCAGTGGGTGTGTTCACCGCATCGGATGTCGCAGCCGGCGGGGGCTCGCGAGTTGCGACAGTTGCTTGCCACCGTGGAGGTGCCGCGGATGCGTCGCCTTGGGGTGGAGGTTATTGTGATCGGTGTTTCGCCGGAAAGCGATGTGGCTGCTGATAGGTCAGCTTCCGCGGCGGGGGCTGTGGATGCTCCTGTGGTGTGGCGGCTTCCGCCGGTGGTGTCGGATCATGCCCGGCTGGTGTGGCCGCCGGCGGCAATGTTGGCTGCTTCCCGGTGTGCGGTGTGGTCGCGCGCTGATCGACAGCGGGGAGTGTTTCCGGCGCCGGTGTCGGTGATGATGTCCGGTGAGCAAGAGTTGGTGTTTCGATTAGCTGCCGCCGGGTTGACGGATCGCAAAATTGCGCGGGCGTTGTCGTGTTCGACCCGGGAGGTTACGGCGGTGATGGCCGAGTTGATGGCGCGTACCGGTTCGTCGCACCGTTTGAGTTTGCTAGCACGCACCCAACCGGTGCAGTAG
- a CDS encoding glycine betaine ABC transporter substrate-binding protein: protein MPHQRTRRRYGRLVVAGCFTATLVACTSDPTTGVDATSSSTAVAASDVPATGDPYTPRQPAREQATKTPQRTNLDQLDPRVTTNPDDADIVLGYCGGSELAFVNHLWAIVFANNGYTVADRGLIGPVRADCVNALQAGEISIMPDYSEALAQFFYTRELGREVPLGATNQQSMSALKTALPAGLALGKPVVADTATTVYANRGRVTPLAVTSLADLYRFGAIRVVVGAHTIADSRNISELFSAYQAGDVPLLGVADSPVSDAAALQAVADGDADLAFVSATTPIPAALQPQLVQLGDPDHRLPASKILALMSGKAVDGDARVGIRAINKFLTTEALATVQSRHADGESIIRLAREFAAAHPVSTTN from the coding sequence TTCATCATCTACCGCTGTGGCGGCCAGTGACGTGCCCGCCACCGGCGACCCGTACACCCCCCGACAGCCGGCGCGGGAACAAGCCACGAAAACGCCGCAACGCACCAATCTTGACCAGCTTGATCCGCGGGTCACCACCAATCCGGACGACGCCGATATTGTGCTTGGCTACTGTGGCGGCAGCGAATTAGCGTTCGTCAACCATCTGTGGGCGATAGTGTTCGCTAACAACGGCTACACGGTGGCCGATCGGGGGCTGATTGGTCCGGTTCGCGCTGACTGTGTCAATGCCCTGCAGGCCGGTGAAATCTCTATCATGCCGGACTATTCCGAAGCGCTCGCCCAATTCTTCTACACCAGGGAACTTGGCCGGGAAGTTCCCCTCGGAGCCACAAATCAGCAATCGATGTCGGCGTTGAAAACAGCACTACCGGCCGGGCTGGCCTTGGGGAAACCAGTGGTCGCCGACACTGCCACTACCGTGTACGCAAACCGGGGTCGTGTCACCCCACTTGCAGTGACATCACTGGCCGACCTGTACCGCTTTGGGGCGATTCGGGTTGTTGTCGGGGCACACACGATCGCCGACAGCCGGAATATCAGTGAACTCTTTAGCGCCTATCAGGCCGGTGATGTGCCACTGTTGGGGGTTGCTGATTCGCCCGTCAGTGATGCTGCCGCCCTGCAGGCTGTGGCGGACGGGGACGCGGATCTTGCGTTTGTGTCGGCGACAACACCGATCCCTGCCGCCCTGCAGCCACAGCTTGTGCAGCTCGGCGACCCGGATCATCGCCTGCCGGCGAGTAAAATTTTGGCATTGATGAGCGGCAAAGCAGTCGACGGTGACGCCCGGGTAGGGATTCGGGCAATCAATAAATTCCTCACCACCGAAGCGTTGGCAACGGTCCAATCCCGCCACGCGGATGGGGAGTCCATTATCCGGCTTGCCCGCGAATTCGCGGCTGCCCACCCGGTTAGCACCACCAACTAG
- a CDS encoding YibE/F family protein, producing the protein MGRHSRPDDDQRDSAAGIAPPHTSPAPVGDTAAPQSSPDPVHSQPQETHAGHSHGAGLSAAAHLAAHGYRPDGTKMPRSTSRGPWSRAQKILAGLLACAAILTGVGLVLLFPDDSPIRTEGALQGNSQFSHEAVSGTVISRQAGTCSSPSVGRLFETDPAPGEPGAPDACQLAVVELTDGSYAGLHTLLMVSNTPGDPDLQVGENILLSETPTVEGEPGYTFLDYQRSIGLTMWVLLTALAVAGIGGLVGLRSLFGLAITLGVVATVLLPGLLHGEDPLLLALVCGATALFLALYIVHGVTWKTSSALAGTLLALVCATGLARFGIESIHLRGLGSEDNLLIQLYLPDVTVQGLMLAGFIIGSLGVLNDVTISQASTVNELANADPSARPWRLFTAAIRVGRDHIASIMYTLVLGYTGAALPLLLLLTAAGRPLSQVLTSDVLATEILRSAIGALALCLAVPLTTLIAALTTTRQPADTANAPAHPGMIGK; encoded by the coding sequence ATGGGTCGGCATTCACGCCCCGATGATGATCAGCGAGACAGTGCGGCAGGAATTGCTCCGCCGCACACCTCACCAGCACCGGTGGGCGACACCGCAGCTCCGCAAAGCTCACCAGATCCGGTACACAGCCAGCCCCAGGAAACCCATGCGGGGCACAGCCATGGGGCGGGACTGTCGGCGGCAGCACATTTAGCAGCACACGGCTATCGCCCCGATGGAACGAAGATGCCGCGCAGCACTTCCCGCGGCCCGTGGAGCCGGGCACAGAAAATCCTGGCTGGTTTGCTGGCCTGTGCAGCAATCCTGACCGGGGTGGGGCTGGTGCTGCTGTTTCCCGACGATTCCCCAATCCGCACGGAAGGAGCGTTGCAGGGTAATTCACAGTTCTCCCACGAGGCGGTAAGCGGCACCGTGATTTCCCGGCAGGCGGGAACCTGTTCTTCGCCGTCAGTGGGTCGACTCTTCGAGACTGATCCTGCCCCGGGGGAACCTGGTGCACCGGATGCCTGCCAGCTGGCGGTGGTGGAATTGACCGACGGCAGCTATGCCGGGCTGCATACCCTGTTGATGGTGTCGAACACCCCCGGCGATCCTGATCTGCAGGTCGGGGAGAACATCCTGTTAAGCGAAACCCCCACTGTGGAAGGGGAACCAGGCTACACCTTCCTCGACTATCAGCGTTCGATCGGGTTAACGATGTGGGTGCTGCTCACCGCTTTAGCTGTGGCCGGTATTGGTGGCCTGGTGGGGTTGCGTTCCCTGTTTGGCTTAGCCATCACCCTGGGTGTTGTGGCAACTGTGCTGCTTCCGGGGCTATTGCATGGCGAGGATCCGCTGCTGTTGGCGCTGGTGTGTGGGGCGACCGCCCTGTTTTTGGCGCTCTATATTGTGCACGGGGTGACGTGGAAAACATCGTCCGCGCTGGCCGGCACCTTGTTGGCGCTGGTGTGTGCCACCGGGCTGGCACGGTTTGGGATTGAGTCGATTCATCTGCGGGGGTTGGGCAGTGAGGACAATCTGCTGATCCAACTATATTTGCCGGATGTGACCGTGCAAGGGTTGATGCTGGCCGGGTTTATTATCGGCTCGTTGGGGGTGCTCAACGATGTGACGATCTCGCAGGCGTCGACGGTCAACGAATTGGCGAATGCTGATCCTTCTGCGCGGCCGTGGCGGCTGTTTACGGCCGCGATCCGGGTGGGGCGTGACCATATTGCTTCGATTATGTACACGCTAGTGTTGGGCTATACCGGGGCGGCATTGCCGCTGCTGCTGTTGCTCACCGCAGCTGGTCGGCCATTGAGTCAAGTGTTGACCTCTGATGTGCTGGCCACGGAGATTCTGCGCAGCGCGATCGGCGCATTGGCGCTGTGTTTAGCGGTTCCCCTGACCACATTGATAGCCGCGTTGACGACGACCCGGCAGCCGGCGGATACTGCCAATGCCCCCGCTCACCCGGGGATGATTGGGAAGTAG